GCGCGCAATCACCTGCCGGGGAGCGTCCGTCGCGTCGTCATGCTCGGCGCGGACGCCCGGGTCGAGATCGACTGCGGCTTTCCCGTGATTGCCCGCGTGACGCGCCGCTCCGTCGAGGACCTGGGACTCGCGGAAGGCGCCAGCGTCGTCGCGTCGTTCAAGGCGACGGCTGTGCACCTGATCCCGAAGTAGCTTCGGCGTCCTTGTCGAGCTCCTCGAAGATGCCGGCGTCGTCGGAAATGATGCCGTCGACCCCCCACGAGAGCAGCTCGCGGGCGCGATTGTCGTTGTTCACGGTCCACGCGTAGACGATCAGGTTTGCGGCGTGGAGGCGCTCGACCAATGCGGGGCTTAGCAGCGTATGCCGGATAGACGTGCCGGCCGGCGGGTGGTCACGCTCAGCGCGCCGAAGCAGCGCGTTGATCGCGTCGTGCCGCCCCACTGAGTAGAACATGCGCATGTCTGTCCCGGCGGTGGCCAAGCGGTCGAGCAGTTTCCACTGGTTCGACGAGACATCCGTGCGGGGCATCATTGCGTCGTGATCCTGGTGCAGTTCAAGGACGGCGTCCGCGGCGCGGAGCGAAGACGACTTGATGTCCAGGAACAGGTCGGCGCGAAAGTTGATCTCGCGCAACAGGCGCCGCAGCGAGATGACGCCCCACGCCCAGCGCACGAACCACTTGTCGAACAGCACGGGTATGCCGGGCAGCTTGCGTTCGTGGCGAAGCACCAGACGCCCGCGCGCATGCCAGAAATCACACTCGATCGCGTCGACGCGTGCTTCCAGCGCGAGGTCTAGATGGTGAAGATTGTTGCCGGCCCGGTGCGCGATCGCGACGTAGGGGCGAGGCCGGCGGCCATCGCCCGCAGTTACAGGGTCGGACTGACTAGCCGGCTCCGACAACGTTCACGAGCACCCGGCGCATCCGCGGGTGGTCGAGTTCGACGAGAAAGACGCGCTGCCAGGTGCCGAGCGCGATTCGCCCGTCGATGACCGGAACGGTCTCGCTGGCGCCCAGGAACAGGTGCTGGCAATGGGCGTGGCCGTTCGCGCACTCGTCCTCGTTCATGTTGACGGTGCGGCGGGAGAAATCGTTGTGCTCGTAGTAGGCATTAGGGGGAGCGAAGTTGCGCAGCGTCCGCGCCATGTCGCGCAGGAGCAGCGGCTCATTCTCGTTGATCTTGATCGCTGCGGTAGTGTGCTGGGAGTAGATGGACACCTGGCCGAACTGGATACCAGCCGCTTCGACGATGCCGATGACGTCATCCGTTATGTCGATGAACTCCGGTGCCGTCTTCGTCTCGTACTCCAGCGCCTCGCAGATCACCCGCGCTGCCGGGGCATCGGCCCGCGCGACCGTCTCCCTCCTGGCCTCCACGATTTGTTCCATTGCACCGCCTTCTCTGGTGTTCCGCGCCCCGGATGATCTGCGGTCATTCTCGGGGACGGGGTGCCTAAGCGCAATTCAGAGCCCGCATAACAGTCATGCGCCTGAGCGATTGCGATGCTGCCGAAACTCGCACGGATTATGTCCGCGCCTGTAACCAATACGCGCAGAAAGGGCGCGTCGATCACGGGTCCACGCATGGATCACGCGACCGTCAGCGTGCCCTTCATGTTCGGGTGCACATCGCACTGAAAGAAGTAGTCGCCCGTTTCAAGATCCAGCTCCAGCGTGTCTGTCGCGGGCCCGTTCCCGAGTGCTGTTTCGCCGACACTTTCGCCGCGCGCGTTGGCGCCGCGAAAGAAGTGGATGTTGTGCGGTGTGCCGCCGTCCGCATTCTCGAACTCGATCGTGACGGCGCCCGCCGGTGCGAGGAGTTCGTCGGTGTCAAACTCCAGGTTGCGCGCGACGATGACGATCGTGCCTTCGGCGTCGGGCGTCTTCGCTCCGCGCTCGGCAGGTGTGCCTGATGCACCCGGCGTCGTTACGGGATCGGAGTCGTCGCCGCCGCACGCCGCGACCGCCAGCCCGAAGAACGTCGCGATGAGCAGGCACGCGACCGCGATACGTCTTCCCTGCAACCTCGGCCTCCTCTGCCAGCGCGTGAAGGATCGCACAATCCAATGAGTACCTGATTCGGAGCCGGCGAGGAAGCGCCGTCGTCTAGAGGGCTTGCCGGCCGCCAAACCCGGCGTCGATCTCGTGCCAGGTGGTGATGTGTTCTTCGCCCAGTCGCCAGCAAAGGTAAACGACGCGGCCTTCGCGTTCGCTCGGGAAGTCGAGCAGTCCCTCGTCGAGGCCTTTCAGTTCGACGCCCCATTCATTGAGACGCGCGAGGCGCTCGTTGAGTTGCTGGACGAGCGCTTCCGCCTTGCGGCGCTTCTCGGCTAATGCCTCCTCGTCCTTTACGTGGCCGTTGCCTGTGGCGCGACCTGCCGCGTCGACCAGCGCCTCGCGCAGCACGTCAATCTCGCGCTTGCAGGATTGCATCGCGAGCACTTCGTCACGTGCCTGCGGCAAGAGCGCTTCCGCTTCTTCGAGGGTGAACAGCTTCAAGCTTCACCGGGTGTACGGGCTAGTACAGCGTGTCTACGAGAGCGTACCGCAGCGGCGTGCGCGATACGTTCGTCGAGTTTACATCTCGCTGACGCCGGTGAAGTTCCACGCTCCGATCTTGAGCGCCGGCACGCGCCGCACCCCACCGCCGATGTCGCCGAGGACGAGCATGCTATCGCGGCCTACGGCGTCGACGTGGTTCAGCGCTTCCACGTAGCCCTGGGTGAAGCGCATGCTTTTGACCGGGCCGGCGATCTTGCCGTCTTCGATGAGAAACGTGCCGTCCCGCGTCATGCCCGTCACGACGACGTTCAGGGGATGCACAGTGCGCGTGTACCAGAAGCGGCTGACCCATATGCCGCGCTTGACATCTTTGATCATGTCGGCGGCGGCCGCATCGCCGTTGGCCATGAAGAGGTGCAGGGGCAGCGCGCCGATCGTCGCCCCCGCGGGCAGCGCATGACCTGTGGAGCGCGTGTCGCCTCCCTGCTTTCCCGCGAGGTAGCTGTCCCAGACCACGCCCCGCGCGATTCCGGCTTCGATGAGACTCACAGGTTGCTTCGGCACGCCCTCGTAGTCGAAAGGCATCGGAAGTCCTTCGGCGGCGAGGCCGTCATCCCAGATGGTCACGGCTTCGTCCATCACGCGTTCGCCGATGCGGCCGGACATGAAGCTGCGCTTCTCCATGAACGCCAGTGCGCCGAACGACAGGTACGAGAAGAAGTCCAGCAGGTCGACCACCGCGTATGGCTCCAGGATCACCTCGTACTCGCCGGGCTCGATCGTACGCGGATTGACGCCGCGCAGGGCCTTGTCGACGGCCTCCTGCGCGACGGACTCGCCGTCGATGTCGCCGACGTCCTTGCTCACCCGCGCCGCGTGACCGCTCGACGTCTCGGACATCACGACCGTATTGATGTCGGCCTGGGTCTCACGGTGATAGCCGTACACGCTGAGCGAGTTGGCAAGCGAGATCTCCTGCGAGGTCGTGTGAAACGCGCCCGCCGCCGTCAGTCCCGCGCGCGACGACGCATCGCAGATCTGCGCGACGACGCCCGCGCGTTCCTCCGGGCCACACCGCGCGGTGCGCTCGACGTAGCCCTCGACGGGCGTTATCGGCGCCGGCCTGGGGAGAGAACGGAAGTCTTCGTTCTCGCGCTGGTGCTCCGCCAGTTCGAACGCCTTGGCCGCGACCGCTGCCAGCGCATCGAGCGACGTTTCGTTCGTCGATGCAATCCCGATCTTCTTGCCGATGACCGAGCGTACACGGACATCGACGTCGCTGTGTTCGACGTTCTGGTGAATGTAATTGTTGGCGAAGCGCGTCAGCGCGGAATCGTTCGCGAAGACTTCAACTTCGGTCTGGTCGGCGCGGCTCGCCGAGAGCACCGTCTCGACGATGCGCTTGATCTCCTGCTCGCCCAGCATTGTCGCCTCCATGCTTCCATGTTCGCGCTCAGTCGGCCCTTGCCCACGTCAGGCAGCGCACGCCCGCGGCACCGGCCGCGAGCAGCGCTTCGCTGCAGGCGTCGAGCGTGGCGCCGGTGGTCACCACGTCATCGACGAGTAGTATCGCACGGCCGTCGACGCTATCGCGGCGCGCGGAGAACGCGCCTCTCACGATCGCCAACCGCTCTTCCCGGTGCATCGTTTTGACCAGCGGCGTAGTCGCGCGAACGCGACGCACTGCTGCCGGGTCAAAAGGTAACCCGGCATGGCGGGCGATCTCGCGCGCAAGCAGCGCCGCCTGGTTGTAGCCGCGCGTCCGCTCCCGCGAGGGATGCAGCGGCAGCGGCACGACGAGATCCGCGTCGGATTCACCGAGATGCTGGCACATCAGGCGGCCCATGGGCTCGGCGAGCGACGTCAGACCTCCGTATTTCAGTTCGTGCGTCAGCCGGCGCGCCCCGCCATCCATAACGAACGCCGCGCGCAACGATGCAAACATAGGCGGCGTTTCGGCGCAGTGATGACACAGTCCTCCGGAGCGTACAGGCATCCAGCAGCGTTCGCAGCGCCGGCCGTCGGCGCGCTCGAGCCGTTCGATGCAGTCGCCGCAGAGCAGTGTGCCCTCACGTCCGCAGAGCCCGCATCGTGGCGGGAACAGGAGATCGGCGGCGAATCGCGTGGCGCGGCTGAGGACACCCGGCATGGCGGCGAGTATACGCGCGCCGAGCGCCCGCTGATAGGCATCGCCGACGAGTCCGCTACAATCGATAAAAGCGATAAAGCCAGATGGAGCGTCGATGCCAACCGTGAGCGTGATGCTGTTCGCCGGCCTGCGCGAGATCGTCGGTCAGCGAGAGATCGACGTGACGTTGCCCGAGGGCGCGACCGTCGATGCCCTCCGCGACCGCATCGGCGAAGACTATCCGATGACCCGCGCCGTGCTGCCGACGGTGGTGTGCGCCGTCGGCGAGGAATACGTTTCCGGCGACGAGGCGCTGCGGGAGGGCGACAGGGTGGCGCTCATCCCACCGGTCAGCGGAGGTCGATGATGTTCGGAATCACGAAGGAGCCGCTCGACCCCGAACCGCTCGTCGCGGCCGTCCGCAGGGACGAGAGCGGCGCCGTGGCGCTCTTCTATGGCGTCGTACGGAACGAAAACCTCGGCCGCACGGTCCAATATCTGGAATACGACGCCTACCCGGAGATGGCGATCAAGAAGATGCGAGAGGTGGCCGACGAAGTCCGGGCGCGCTTCACCGTCACCGGCGTTGGCGTACTGCACCGGATCGGGCGCCTGGAGATCGGCGAGACGAGCCTGCTGGTCGCCGTATCATCAGGCCACCGACGGGAGGCATTCGAGGCGTGCCACTTCGCCGTCGACCGGATCAAGCAGATCGTGCCGATATGGAAGAAAGAAGTGTGGGACGACGGCTCGGCATGGATTGAAGGCCACATGCCCGATGTGCCCAGGCCGTCAGAGTCACGCGGCTAGACGCCGAAACGCAACATCGCCCGCAGGGTGTGATCAGCGGGCGATGTTGGCCAGAGACGAGCCTTAGCTTACGACCGATGCACGCTCGCGCTCGAAACAGCTGCTGCAGAACACCGGCCGGTCGAGACGGGGCACGAACGGCACCGTAGCGTCGGCGCCGCAGCCGGCGCACTTCACCGTCGTGCTTTCGCGGCCGGAGGCGCGGTCTTTGCGCCGGT
The sequence above is a segment of the Dehalococcoidia bacterium genome. Coding sequences within it:
- a CDS encoding glycerophosphodiester phosphodiesterase — its product is MLRHERKLPGIPVLFDKWFVRWAWGVISLRRLLREINFRADLFLDIKSSSLRAADAVLELHQDHDAMMPRTDVSSNQWKLLDRLATAGTDMRMFYSVGRHDAINALLRRAERDHPPAGTSIRHTLLSPALVERLHAANLIVYAWTVNNDNRARELLSWGVDGIISDDAGIFEELDKDAEATSGSGAQPSP
- a CDS encoding secondary thiamine-phosphate synthase enzyme YjbQ — its product is MEQIVEARRETVARADAPAARVICEALEYETKTAPEFIDITDDVIGIVEAAGIQFGQVSIYSQHTTAAIKINENEPLLLRDMARTLRNFAPPNAYYEHNDFSRRTVNMNEDECANGHAHCQHLFLGASETVPVIDGRIALGTWQRVFLVELDHPRMRRVLVNVVGAG
- a CDS encoding cupredoxin domain-containing protein is translated as MQGRRIAVACLLIATFFGLAVAACGGDDSDPVTTPGASGTPAERGAKTPDAEGTIVIVARNLEFDTDELLAPAGAVTIEFENADGGTPHNIHFFRGANARGESVGETALGNGPATDTLELDLETGDYFFQCDVHPNMKGTLTVA
- a CDS encoding DUF2203 domain-containing protein, which codes for MKLFTLEEAEALLPQARDEVLAMQSCKREIDVLREALVDAAGRATGNGHVKDEEALAEKRRKAEALVQQLNERLARLNEWGVELKGLDEGLLDFPSEREGRVVYLCWRLGEEHITTWHEIDAGFGGRQAL
- a CDS encoding TldD/PmbA family protein produces the protein MEATMLGEQEIKRIVETVLSASRADQTEVEVFANDSALTRFANNYIHQNVEHSDVDVRVRSVIGKKIGIASTNETSLDALAAVAAKAFELAEHQRENEDFRSLPRPAPITPVEGYVERTARCGPEERAGVVAQICDASSRAGLTAAGAFHTTSQEISLANSLSVYGYHRETQADINTVVMSETSSGHAARVSKDVGDIDGESVAQEAVDKALRGVNPRTIEPGEYEVILEPYAVVDLLDFFSYLSFGALAFMEKRSFMSGRIGERVMDEAVTIWDDGLAAEGLPMPFDYEGVPKQPVSLIEAGIARGVVWDSYLAGKQGGDTRSTGHALPAGATIGALPLHLFMANGDAAAADMIKDVKRGIWVSRFWYTRTVHPLNVVVTGMTRDGTFLIEDGKIAGPVKSMRFTQGYVEALNHVDAVGRDSMLVLGDIGGGVRRVPALKIGAWNFTGVSEM
- a CDS encoding phosphoribosyltransferase family protein, whose translation is MRAAFVMDGGARRLTHELKYGGLTSLAEPMGRLMCQHLGESDADLVVPLPLHPSRERTRGYNQAALLAREIARHAGLPFDPAAVRRVRATTPLVKTMHREERLAIVRGAFSARRDSVDGRAILLVDDVVTTGATLDACSEALLAAGAAGVRCLTWARAD
- the moaD gene encoding molybdopterin converting factor subunit 1, with protein sequence MPTVSVMLFAGLREIVGQREIDVTLPEGATVDALRDRIGEDYPMTRAVLPTVVCAVGEEYVSGDEALREGDRVALIPPVSGGR
- a CDS encoding molybdenum cofactor biosynthesis protein MoaE, which produces MFGITKEPLDPEPLVAAVRRDESGAVALFYGVVRNENLGRTVQYLEYDAYPEMAIKKMREVADEVRARFTVTGVGVLHRIGRLEIGETSLLVAVSSGHRREAFEACHFAVDRIKQIVPIWKKEVWDDGSAWIEGHMPDVPRPSESRG
- a CDS encoding zinc-ribbon domain containing protein, with the translated sequence MAFEDKTLVCRDCSSDFVFTAGEQGFYLEKGLLNDPQRCPGCRANRRKDRASGRESTTVKCAGCGADATVPFVPRLDRPVFCSSCFERERASVVS